From Thalassococcus sp. S3, one genomic window encodes:
- the tsaD gene encoding tRNA (adenosine(37)-N6)-threonylcarbamoyltransferase complex transferase subunit TsaD, with product MHETHIILGIESSCDDTAAAVLRQTGDGPAEILSSVVHGQTDLHSAYGGVVPEIAARAHAEKIDTCIRESLSVASVTLDDLHAIAVTAGPGLIGGVMAGVMCAKGLSAATGRPLIGVNHLAGHALTPRLTDGVSFPYLVLLVSGGHCQFLIAHAADRFDRLGGTIDDAPGEAFDKTARLLGLAQPGGPSVEREAEAGDPERFRLPRPLTDRADCNMSFSGLKTAILRARDKIVAEKGGLTRQDRADLCAGFQAAITDVIVLKTRIALTLYLQNAPAEPVLAVAGGVAANKTIRAALERLCAERDVTFVAPPLSLCTDNAAMIAYAGLERFRAGDVDDLSLTARPRWPLDTSRPALLGSGRKGAKA from the coding sequence ATGCACGAAACGCACATCATCCTAGGTATCGAGAGCAGCTGCGACGATACGGCGGCAGCCGTTTTACGGCAGACAGGCGATGGCCCTGCGGAAATCCTGTCCTCTGTCGTACATGGTCAAACTGATCTGCACAGCGCCTATGGCGGGGTCGTGCCAGAGATTGCGGCCCGCGCCCATGCCGAAAAGATCGACACCTGCATTCGTGAAAGCCTGAGCGTCGCGTCTGTCACGTTGGACGATCTTCATGCGATTGCCGTCACGGCGGGGCCGGGCCTGATCGGTGGCGTGATGGCCGGGGTTATGTGTGCAAAGGGACTCAGCGCTGCCACCGGGCGACCGTTGATCGGTGTAAACCATCTTGCGGGTCACGCGCTAACGCCACGGCTGACGGATGGCGTATCTTTTCCCTATCTGGTGCTTCTGGTGTCCGGCGGGCATTGTCAGTTTCTGATCGCACACGCGGCGGACCGATTTGACCGGCTGGGCGGGACGATTGACGATGCACCTGGCGAGGCGTTCGACAAGACGGCCCGGCTTTTGGGGCTGGCCCAGCCGGGTGGGCCGTCGGTGGAGCGTGAGGCTGAAGCCGGAGATCCCGAGCGCTTCCGCTTGCCGCGCCCGCTGACAGACCGCGCGGATTGCAACATGTCATTCTCCGGACTGAAGACCGCCATTTTACGCGCGCGGGATAAAATCGTCGCCGAAAAGGGCGGCCTGACGCGACAGGACCGCGCGGATTTGTGTGCGGGCTTTCAGGCCGCAATTACCGATGTCATCGTCCTCAAAACCCGGATCGCGTTGACGCTTTACCTCCAGAATGCTCCGGCGGAACCGGTTTTGGCCGTCGCAGGCGGCGTGGCGGCAAACAAAACCATTCGTGCGGCCTTGGAACGTCTCTGCGCGGAACGGGATGTGACCTTTGTGGCACCACCCCTATCGCTTTGCACCGACAATGCCGCGATGATCGCCTATGCCGGGCTGGAACGGTTTCGCGCCGGCGATGTGGACGATCTGTCTCTCACGGCGCGCCCCAGATGGCCCCTTGATACGTCCCGGCCCGCGCTTCTTGGAAGCGGTCGCAAGGGGGCCAAGGCATGA
- a CDS encoding uroporphyrinogen-III synthase, which yields MTSPKPLLLLTRPRRSSAAFADRLGEGLLSRVNLVMSPLLEIVQIGKPTGLEDAAGVIFTSSNAVRIAGVPPRPMPAYCVGRATADLAADMGWVSSAKGRNAEELVARLVEVNLAGPLIHLRGRHARGNVASRLSAAGCFTTEQILYDAETRPLSDVALSAIAAAPVVIAPVFSPRSATLLSRLVPQHPQFWVAAMSDAVAQPLDLRAQRIDVAPTPTASEMRQVVENMVNQACRVESGPGAD from the coding sequence ATGACATCACCCAAACCGCTGCTGCTTTTGACCCGTCCTCGCCGTTCATCGGCGGCGTTCGCGGACCGGTTGGGAGAGGGGCTTTTGTCTCGCGTCAATCTGGTGATGTCCCCGCTTCTTGAGATCGTCCAGATCGGGAAACCGACCGGCCTTGAAGACGCGGCCGGGGTCATCTTCACGTCTTCTAATGCGGTGCGGATAGCAGGCGTGCCCCCTCGGCCAATGCCAGCCTATTGCGTGGGCCGGGCAACGGCGGACCTTGCCGCTGATATGGGTTGGGTGTCTTCTGCAAAAGGCCGGAATGCCGAGGAACTCGTCGCACGCCTTGTCGAAGTAAATCTGGCAGGTCCCCTGATCCATTTGCGCGGTCGTCATGCAAGAGGCAACGTCGCCAGCCGGTTGAGTGCTGCGGGATGTTTCACGACTGAACAGATCCTTTATGACGCCGAAACCCGTCCCCTCAGTGATGTGGCACTGTCGGCCATCGCCGCTGCCCCCGTCGTGATTGCTCCGGTCTTTTCGCCGCGCAGCGCGACGTTGTTGTCCCGTTTGGTTCCACAACATCCCCAATTCTGGGTCGCGGCGATGAGCGATGCGGTGGCGCAGCCTTTGGACCTGCGCGCGCAACGGATTGACGTCGCGCCTACGCCAACGGCGTCCGAGATGCGCCAAGTGGTCGAAAACATGGTTAATCAAGCATGCCGGGTTGAGAGCGGACCGGGCGCGGACTAA
- a CDS encoding COG4223 family protein, protein MAKEQTPKPEPDELKDLPDQSSDTPETKTAVTDENDPDPKPEPKEPADTDPLSDEAKLDILDPEDAGKPDTPDTVEPETTDTAAAGPWGNTDQPFDQDDKVADLPQPEEPEVEAREVEDTEPGEVEAEPRAPEKVVERVVERRGGGFPALIGGVVAAILGFLVASTDILAPYLPEGLRPADPAPAIAALETQLAEQSAAMDDLSSRVGELAPPDLAPLEARVSENADAVSNLTPQIDGVAERLSALEARLTDLEARPISEGLSDAAVAAFEQELADVRNSLSQEREAIEAMVADAEAKEAAAAEAARITAARGALTQVQSAIETGAPYEAALAGVADAGVSIPDVLSGNAAEGVVSLPALRAAFPPAAREALAAARADGASDDGGLGSFLARQLGARSVTPQDGDSADAVLSRMEAAVADGQLSDALSLALELPASAQDALSGWVSQAETRMAAKAAADDLAQSLTTN, encoded by the coding sequence GTGGCCAAGGAACAAACACCGAAACCTGAGCCGGACGAGTTGAAAGACCTCCCAGACCAGTCAAGCGACACGCCTGAGACCAAGACGGCGGTGACAGATGAGAACGACCCGGACCCGAAACCAGAGCCGAAAGAGCCTGCCGATACCGATCCGCTGAGCGACGAGGCGAAGTTGGACATTCTTGATCCTGAGGACGCGGGGAAGCCCGATACGCCGGATACTGTCGAACCCGAAACAACCGACACTGCCGCGGCAGGGCCGTGGGGAAACACCGATCAACCGTTTGATCAGGATGACAAGGTCGCCGATCTTCCCCAACCGGAGGAGCCGGAGGTCGAGGCCCGCGAGGTTGAGGATACAGAACCAGGTGAAGTCGAGGCAGAGCCTCGGGCCCCGGAGAAAGTGGTCGAGCGGGTGGTCGAACGTCGCGGCGGCGGTTTTCCTGCACTCATTGGCGGTGTCGTAGCCGCCATTTTGGGATTTCTCGTCGCCAGCACGGACATCCTGGCCCCGTATCTTCCCGAAGGCTTGCGCCCTGCCGATCCAGCCCCGGCCATCGCGGCCCTTGAAACGCAACTGGCAGAGCAATCGGCTGCCATGGACGATCTGTCGTCGCGGGTTGGCGAACTCGCGCCGCCCGATCTGGCACCGCTTGAAGCCCGCGTTTCCGAAAACGCCGATGCGGTGTCAAACTTGACCCCACAAATCGACGGAGTGGCGGAGCGGCTTTCCGCTTTGGAAGCGCGACTGACCGATCTCGAAGCACGCCCGATATCCGAAGGCCTTTCGGATGCTGCGGTGGCGGCTTTTGAACAAGAGCTTGCCGATGTCCGCAACAGTCTCAGCCAAGAGCGTGAAGCGATCGAAGCTATGGTTGCCGACGCGGAAGCCAAGGAAGCCGCTGCTGCTGAAGCCGCCCGCATAACCGCTGCACGCGGGGCACTGACGCAGGTGCAATCGGCGATCGAGACCGGAGCACCTTACGAAGCTGCCCTTGCCGGGGTCGCTGATGCCGGTGTCTCCATCCCGGATGTCCTGAGTGGAAATGCGGCGGAGGGTGTTGTTTCCCTACCCGCGTTGCGCGCTGCCTTCCCGCCCGCCGCGCGTGAAGCCTTGGCCGCGGCCCGGGCCGACGGGGCATCGGATGATGGCGGTCTGGGCAGCTTTCTCGCCCGGCAGCTGGGCGCGCGTTCGGTGACACCGCAGGATGGGGATAGCGCGGATGCGGTCCTGTCCCGAATGGAAGCAGCCGTTGCCGACGGCCAGCTTTCCGACGCCTTGTCGCTTGCGCTGGAATTGCCGGCGTCCGCGCAGGACGCATTGTCCGGATGGGTTTCGCAAGCCGAGACGCGTATGGCGGCGAAGGCTGCCGCCGATGATCTGGCTCAAAGCCTGACGACCAATTAA
- a CDS encoding heme biosynthesis protein HemY produces the protein MLWSLIKILLFVAIVAGLTLGAGYLLESQGGVQITVAGTEFTLGPLQSVIAAVMVVVLVWLFLKLLSLLVAVLRFLNGDETAISRYFDRNRERKGFQALSEGLMALASGEGRLAMAKAAKAEKYLEKPELTQLLTAQAAEMSGDTKKAAETYKQLISNEQTRFVGVRGIMKQKLAEGDTDTALKLAERAFALKPRHEETQDVLLKLQAQNEDWSGARATLSAKLKHGSLPRDVHKRRDAVLALSEARDVLDDEKPIAAREAAIEANRLSPDLIPAAVMAAKSHIKQGKPKYAVRILKKAWEAQPHPDLAAAFAEIEPNETPQARIKRFATLTRLKPDHPESRLLLSELHIAAEDFPEARRTLGNLVETQPDARVLTIMAAIERGEGASDAVVKGWLARALTAPRGSQWVCDNCHHIHSDWAPVCENCQSFDTLSWRTPPAVDTSTAPGMQMLPLIVGSIEDNPEDSPPEVEIVEEDAESTEDTTPGDTETVLSEDTAAPDDPAKVREPEDAK, from the coding sequence ATGCTGTGGTCATTGATCAAAATACTTTTGTTTGTCGCGATCGTCGCGGGTCTGACGCTTGGGGCCGGTTATCTGCTGGAATCCCAGGGCGGCGTTCAGATCACCGTCGCGGGCACCGAATTCACACTAGGCCCGCTACAATCCGTGATCGCGGCGGTCATGGTCGTGGTGCTTGTCTGGCTCTTCCTCAAGCTGCTGTCTCTGCTCGTGGCGGTTCTTCGTTTCCTGAACGGGGATGAAACGGCGATTTCCAGGTATTTCGATCGCAATCGCGAGCGAAAAGGATTTCAGGCGCTTTCAGAAGGGCTCATGGCGCTTGCGTCTGGTGAGGGCAGGCTTGCCATGGCAAAAGCAGCAAAAGCCGAGAAATATCTTGAAAAGCCGGAACTGACCCAGCTTCTGACGGCTCAGGCCGCTGAGATGTCCGGTGACACGAAAAAAGCAGCCGAAACCTACAAGCAACTGATCTCCAACGAACAGACCCGGTTTGTCGGTGTTCGGGGCATCATGAAACAGAAACTGGCCGAAGGTGACACAGATACGGCCCTTAAATTGGCCGAACGCGCCTTTGCCTTGAAGCCCCGACATGAGGAGACACAGGACGTCTTGCTCAAGCTCCAGGCACAAAACGAGGATTGGAGCGGCGCTCGGGCAACGCTGAGTGCCAAGCTGAAACACGGCAGCCTGCCGCGCGACGTGCACAAACGCCGGGACGCGGTTCTTGCTCTGTCCGAAGCGCGCGATGTTCTGGACGACGAAAAGCCCATCGCGGCGCGTGAAGCGGCCATCGAAGCCAACCGTTTGTCACCAGACCTGATCCCTGCTGCGGTCATGGCAGCCAAGTCTCATATCAAACAGGGAAAACCGAAATACGCGGTGCGTATTCTCAAGAAAGCCTGGGAAGCGCAGCCGCATCCCGATCTTGCCGCCGCCTTTGCCGAGATCGAGCCCAACGAGACACCACAGGCGCGGATCAAGCGGTTCGCGACGCTGACACGGCTTAAACCCGACCACCCCGAATCCCGTCTCCTCTTGTCCGAACTGCATATCGCTGCAGAGGACTTTCCGGAGGCCAGACGGACCCTTGGCAATCTGGTCGAAACCCAGCCCGATGCACGTGTTCTCACCATCATGGCTGCGATTGAAAGAGGTGAAGGCGCCTCTGATGCGGTTGTCAAAGGCTGGCTGGCACGGGCTTTGACCGCGCCGAGAGGATCTCAATGGGTCTGTGACAACTGCCATCACATCCACAGCGATTGGGCCCCTGTCTGCGAGAACTGCCAAAGCTTCGACACCCTGTCGTGGAGAACCCCGCCCGCGGTGGATACGTCGACGGCACCCGGAATGCAGATGCTTCCCCTGATTGTCGGCTCGATCGAGGATAACCCTGAAGACAGCCCACCGGAGGTCGAAATCGTCGAGGAAGACGCAGAGAGCACCGAAGACACCACGCCGGGTGATACGGAAACCGTGTTGTCAGAGGACACCGCTGCGCCTGATGACCCGGCGAAGGTGAGAGAGCCAGAGGACGCAAAATAG
- a CDS encoding PqqD family protein has product MILARNDEVLVRRHHGELTLVFDDTLYKLNAVGEDVWRMVDGKKTQGDLIQSMCGLYDADKGEIGSDIEGFLSDLIRDGLVFEK; this is encoded by the coding sequence ATGATATTGGCACGCAACGATGAAGTTCTCGTAAGGCGGCATCATGGTGAGCTTACGCTCGTTTTTGATGATACCTTATATAAGCTCAATGCTGTTGGCGAAGATGTTTGGCGTATGGTCGACGGCAAGAAGACACAAGGTGACCTCATTCAGTCGATGTGTGGTCTTTATGACGCCGACAAAGGTGAGATTGGGTCGGACATAGAAGGTTTTCTTTCCGATCTCATTCGCGACGGTCTCGTTTTCGAAAAATAG
- the aepY gene encoding phosphonopyruvate decarboxylase, giving the protein MLDPENVVDSLNRAGFSHFVGVPCSLLQPLIAAVRTSARCSYIPASSEGEAVAIAAGLRLSGTKPVVFMQNSGIGNAVNPLTSLTCPLEIPVLFVVGMRGGATDNDSLEHLTMGRISEQMLSLMGIRSTLLTDDLNALERDMRTASRDMQELSKSHALLVTRGLLSSAAEPSTAGPRDLEALYGDGHNAAQYQRADFIETITQFFEGEAALLATTGGCWKELRQHRQSAADFYQMGSMGCVSAIGLGIALQTEKTVVVLDGDGAALMKLGNMSTIGALQPGNLVHVVFDNAQYESTGGQPTAAATVRFASVALACGYPSAVTVTTPPALKDALSDAIRARQTTFIHIPVLPGHKRDVGHDKVDFVSHTRAFERFIQTPSEVLS; this is encoded by the coding sequence ATGCTAGATCCAGAGAACGTTGTCGACAGTTTGAATAGGGCCGGGTTTTCGCACTTTGTGGGTGTGCCCTGTTCGCTTTTGCAGCCGTTGATCGCGGCGGTCCGAACATCCGCTCGCTGCAGCTATATTCCGGCCTCCAGCGAAGGGGAGGCGGTCGCGATAGCGGCGGGGCTTCGGCTTTCGGGAACCAAGCCGGTTGTGTTCATGCAAAACTCGGGCATCGGTAATGCGGTAAATCCATTGACGTCGCTGACCTGCCCCCTGGAGATCCCCGTTCTGTTCGTCGTCGGCATGCGCGGCGGCGCGACAGATAACGACAGCCTTGAGCACCTGACGATGGGCAGGATCTCCGAACAAATGCTGAGCCTGATGGGTATTCGGTCCACGCTTCTGACGGACGACCTCAATGCGCTTGAGCGAGATATGCGCACCGCGAGCCGGGACATGCAGGAGCTGTCGAAGTCCCACGCCCTTCTGGTGACGCGCGGCCTGCTTTCGAGCGCCGCGGAACCATCGACAGCCGGGCCGCGGGACCTTGAGGCATTGTACGGCGATGGGCACAACGCAGCGCAGTATCAAAGAGCTGATTTCATTGAGACGATCACGCAGTTTTTCGAGGGTGAGGCGGCGCTGCTTGCGACGACCGGGGGATGCTGGAAAGAACTTCGGCAACATCGTCAGAGCGCCGCGGATTTCTACCAGATGGGATCGATGGGCTGTGTGAGCGCGATTGGCCTTGGCATTGCGCTTCAGACGGAAAAGACGGTCGTGGTTTTGGACGGCGACGGGGCAGCGCTTATGAAGCTCGGCAACATGAGCACGATAGGCGCGCTGCAGCCGGGGAACCTTGTCCATGTCGTGTTCGATAACGCGCAATACGAATCGACAGGCGGCCAACCGACCGCGGCTGCAACGGTCCGCTTTGCCTCGGTTGCGCTTGCTTGCGGCTATCCTTCGGCGGTAACCGTGACCACGCCCCCAGCCCTGAAAGACGCGCTGAGCGATGCGATCAGGGCACGCCAGACCACCTTCATCCACATTCCGGTCCTGCCTGGACACAAGCGTGACGTTGGCCACGACAAGGTCGATTTCGTCAGCCACACCCGCGCCTTCGAGCGGTTCATCCAAACCCCGAGCGAGGTTTTGTCATGA
- a CDS encoding 2OG-Fe(II) oxygenase has translation MTFAIHDGLFSEPELANLDLPTDHYRPVTEYAPDKVVMDLWPQSAERPKSTTSFMIGHEEPDADTLSVAAQRISASCFAHVPWTVCHARYFHYDIGHRVVRHVDGTDKQMAAILYLSPDWDPSCSGELEVEFEGQTLDVPPMRGRVVVVGPDVPHGTKQVQRGERVSLVFFYANT, from the coding sequence ATGACCTTTGCCATCCATGACGGCCTGTTCTCCGAGCCAGAGCTGGCCAACCTCGACCTTCCCACCGATCACTACAGGCCCGTGACAGAATACGCTCCTGACAAAGTCGTCATGGATCTGTGGCCGCAGAGCGCGGAAAGGCCAAAGTCGACAACCTCTTTCATGATCGGTCATGAAGAGCCCGACGCAGACACTCTGAGCGTCGCGGCCCAGCGTATCTCTGCTTCGTGCTTTGCCCATGTGCCATGGACCGTGTGTCATGCGCGTTACTTCCACTATGACATAGGGCATCGCGTGGTGCGGCACGTCGATGGCACCGACAAGCAAATGGCCGCGATCCTTTACCTTTCGCCCGATTGGGACCCCTCCTGCTCGGGGGAGCTGGAGGTGGAGTTCGAGGGCCAGACCCTGGATGTTCCGCCGATGCGTGGCCGTGTCGTCGTGGTGGGCCCGGATGTTCCCCACGGGACCAAACAGGTGCAACGCGGCGAACGCGTCTCGCTTGTTTTCTTTTACGCCAACACCTGA
- a CDS encoding CPBP family intramembrane glutamic endopeptidase: protein MPSRFEPYRRSRARMKAPPPLVTRTGLGVYLLLAGLMVFIDPGNRLLYAIFLGIMALKLLAPVVSAASRTMTGVGADVRYLTGFLLPHAPSLALVGFLDIPLADIPVAVAMLPLGALLFLGINANTVRQHFDLDFMRLLPAKSASRFALDNGAIVLSAIGQELLHRGLILLIVMPYGPVACAMASTATFVLEHVMNRWSARDFDRRAYLSHVVISILATVLVFTFGGVLPAIGLHLGYNIVIVVKDSLHLAVARQAARANEVGL, encoded by the coding sequence ATGCCGTCTCGGTTCGAACCATATCGCCGCTCACGGGCGCGTATGAAAGCGCCGCCACCCCTGGTGACCCGAACGGGCCTGGGGGTCTATCTGCTACTCGCAGGACTGATGGTGTTCATCGACCCCGGAAATCGGCTGTTATATGCGATATTCCTGGGCATCATGGCGCTCAAGCTGCTGGCACCGGTGGTCTCTGCCGCGTCGCGCACCATGACCGGTGTCGGTGCGGATGTGAGATACCTCACCGGTTTCCTGCTGCCTCACGCCCCAAGCCTCGCCCTTGTCGGTTTTTTGGACATACCGCTGGCTGACATCCCTGTCGCCGTGGCGATGCTTCCTCTCGGGGCGCTTCTTTTTCTTGGGATCAATGCGAACACGGTCCGGCAGCACTTTGACCTGGATTTCATGCGTTTGTTGCCGGCAAAGTCCGCATCGCGTTTCGCCCTGGATAACGGCGCAATCGTGCTTTCGGCAATTGGTCAGGAACTCCTGCATCGCGGGCTTATCCTTCTGATTGTCATGCCCTATGGCCCCGTTGCCTGCGCAATGGCCAGCACGGCAACATTCGTTCTTGAACATGTCATGAACCGCTGGTCTGCCAGGGATTTTGACCGCCGTGCCTATCTAAGCCACGTCGTGATTTCCATCCTCGCAACGGTCCTGGTCTTCACCTTTGGCGGGGTCCTTCCGGCGATCGGGCTGCACCTTGGCTATAACATCGTGATCGTGGTCAAGGATTCGCTTCACCTCGCGGTTGCAAGGCAAGCTGCGCGTGCGAATGAGGTCGGGTTATGA
- a CDS encoding MFS transporter, whose product MTGAGTHLPAGTGRKDGLVALSVSAVFAFDLFAVLPLLVHTAAGKDLLIVPLFLSVRSIAIMILLIPAGRLIDVYSTKLLIPLACIAKAAGFYLACTTESASAFIASAILLGIGTSITRPAMKAIIANIRSTGEAQQIFAWQSVVLNAAAIGGPAVAQLSVLADQVDAMFSLLIGAEVLMAALTFRWLRVAEGQSTGKAAAHPAELAKALKGKLSAVYARQVLAGCAMTIALSFVLTDERFSGAALAFQAICLILIQLVLIRAAFARYERYETPALIIAMVAALVVSSDAPVVVFAGLAVLAAAEAILVPSLHQKIADRSSSSGTATPYALLSLSQTFGEMLGGLVATLLIGAAMAGLNLAIVYGAAAGAIAVMLFLGSDNGRPSQRRQT is encoded by the coding sequence ATGACGGGTGCGGGCACACATTTGCCCGCAGGCACGGGACGAAAAGACGGTCTTGTTGCCCTGTCGGTTTCCGCGGTGTTCGCGTTCGATCTTTTTGCGGTCCTCCCCCTGCTGGTTCACACCGCCGCCGGTAAAGACCTACTTATCGTGCCGCTGTTCCTGTCCGTGCGTTCGATCGCGATCATGATCTTGTTGATCCCCGCGGGACGGTTGATCGATGTCTATTCCACAAAACTGCTTATCCCGTTGGCCTGCATCGCGAAGGCCGCAGGTTTCTATCTCGCTTGCACGACCGAAAGCGCTTCGGCCTTTATTGCGTCGGCCATATTGCTTGGGATCGGAACGTCGATCACGCGGCCCGCGATGAAGGCCATCATCGCCAATATCCGAAGCACCGGCGAGGCGCAGCAAATCTTTGCATGGCAAAGCGTCGTCCTGAACGCGGCGGCGATCGGTGGACCCGCAGTGGCCCAACTGAGTGTCCTGGCGGATCAGGTGGATGCGATGTTCTCTCTTCTCATCGGGGCAGAGGTTCTGATGGCAGCGCTGACTTTCCGCTGGCTCAGGGTCGCGGAGGGTCAGTCAACGGGCAAAGCCGCCGCGCACCCCGCTGAGCTGGCCAAGGCGCTCAAGGGCAAACTGTCCGCAGTCTATGCCCGGCAGGTGCTTGCGGGTTGCGCGATGACCATCGCGCTCAGCTTCGTTTTGACGGATGAACGGTTTTCCGGTGCGGCACTGGCTTTTCAGGCGATCTGCCTGATCCTCATCCAGCTTGTACTGATCCGCGCCGCCTTTGCCCGATACGAACGATATGAAACACCGGCGTTGATCATCGCGATGGTTGCCGCCCTGGTCGTGTCCAGTGATGCACCTGTGGTCGTGTTCGCGGGTCTGGCCGTCCTCGCTGCGGCAGAGGCAATTCTGGTGCCGTCGCTGCACCAGAAAATCGCGGACCGCAGCAGCAGTTCAGGCACAGCCACGCCCTATGCGCTTCTCAGTCTCAGCCAAACCTTTGGTGAGATGTTGGGAGGACTTGTGGCGACGCTGCTTATCGGCGCAGCGATGGCGGGCCTTAACCTTGCCATCGTCTACGGCGCTGCGGCAGGCGCGATTGCCGTAATGCTCTTCCTGGGCAGCGACAACGGACGCCCATCGCAGCGGAGGCAAACATGA
- the trpS gene encoding tryptophan--tRNA ligase, which translates to MKPRYLSGIQATGTPHIGNYLGAIKNWVASQNDETDAFYMVADLHAITVQMPADEVRRNRLETMAGLLACGLDPHKVTLFFQSDVRAHCEMYWLLGSKAYFGELQRMTQFKSKGGGKQDVVSLDLFAYPVLQAADILLYQADFVPVGHDQVQHIELTRNIAARCNDSSPDLFKIPQPVVPTVGARVMNLQAPTSKMSKSDRAARNGVIMLTDDNDTIKTKVMRAVTDSENRIAYSGDQPGVQNLIEIICALTDSAPDEVLDQLAGQGYGALKSFVVDLLVETVEPIRTSIQELLAHPEDVFDKISVCTQTAQGVAEGTLSAARAAFGYGSPSAMTSAPPALQANHHHSGR; encoded by the coding sequence ATGAAGCCACGCTATCTCTCCGGCATTCAGGCGACCGGAACGCCGCATATCGGGAACTACCTCGGCGCGATCAAGAATTGGGTGGCCTCGCAAAACGATGAGACAGATGCGTTTTACATGGTGGCCGATCTTCATGCGATCACCGTTCAAATGCCCGCCGATGAGGTGCGGCGAAACCGGCTGGAAACCATGGCGGGCCTGCTGGCCTGCGGTCTTGACCCCCATAAGGTCACGCTCTTTTTCCAAAGCGATGTGCGCGCGCATTGCGAGATGTACTGGCTTTTGGGCAGCAAGGCATATTTCGGAGAGCTGCAAAGGATGACGCAGTTCAAGTCGAAAGGCGGCGGCAAGCAGGATGTCGTCTCGCTGGATCTTTTTGCCTATCCTGTCCTGCAGGCTGCAGACATCCTTCTGTACCAGGCGGACTTTGTTCCGGTCGGTCACGACCAGGTGCAGCACATCGAATTGACGCGCAACATCGCGGCCCGCTGTAACGACAGCTCGCCTGATCTTTTCAAGATCCCGCAGCCGGTTGTACCGACCGTCGGTGCCCGGGTCATGAATCTGCAGGCGCCCACGTCAAAGATGTCGAAATCGGACCGGGCCGCACGGAACGGCGTCATCATGCTGACCGACGACAACGATACGATCAAGACCAAGGTCATGCGCGCGGTGACCGATTCCGAAAACCGCATCGCGTATTCTGGCGATCAACCCGGTGTGCAGAACCTCATCGAAATCATTTGTGCCCTGACAGACAGCGCACCGGATGAGGTCTTGGACCAGCTCGCCGGTCAGGGATACGGCGCGTTGAAATCCTTTGTGGTGGATCTTCTCGTCGAAACTGTGGAGCCGATCAGGACATCCATCCAAGAGCTTCTGGCGCATCCGGAAGATGTTTTCGACAAGATATCGGTCTGTACCCAGACCGCACAAGGTGTCGCGGAAGGCACGCTGTCAGCGGCCAGGGCAGCTTTTGGCTACGGCTCGCCCAGCGCGATGACATCCGCGCCTCCCGCGCTTCAGGCCAATCACCATCACTCCGGTCGGTGA
- the aepX gene encoding phosphoenolpyruvate mutase: MTTTKPSAKLRDILVDQELSFLMEAHSAISAMVVQEAGFKGIWASGLSISASLGLRDSNEASWTQVLDIVEYMADAVDVPILLDGDTGYGDFNNARRLTKKLCQRGIAGVCLEDKLFPKTNSFIETAQPLTPIEEFTGKIKACKDSQLDEEFCVVARVEALIAGYGMEETLRRANVYCDSGADAVLVHSKKLTACEIREFMRHWNRDCPIIVVPTTYAQTPTQDFQNWGVSTVIWANHNFRASLHAMQATCNAIHDRSSVSVVEGSLASVDEVFRITNDDELRRAQAKYAWVACDV, encoded by the coding sequence ATGACGACTACGAAACCAAGCGCGAAATTGCGCGACATACTGGTCGATCAAGAGCTTTCTTTCCTGATGGAAGCACATAGCGCGATCAGCGCCATGGTTGTTCAGGAGGCCGGGTTCAAAGGCATCTGGGCCTCCGGGCTCTCTATCTCGGCATCGCTTGGATTGCGCGACAGTAACGAAGCGTCCTGGACGCAAGTCCTCGACATCGTCGAGTATATGGCCGACGCCGTGGACGTTCCGATCCTTCTTGATGGGGATACCGGATATGGCGATTTCAACAATGCCAGGCGACTGACGAAAAAGCTTTGCCAGCGCGGCATCGCGGGGGTCTGCCTTGAGGATAAGCTTTTCCCGAAGACGAATTCGTTCATTGAAACAGCGCAGCCACTCACTCCGATCGAAGAGTTCACGGGCAAGATCAAAGCCTGCAAGGACAGCCAGCTGGATGAGGAATTCTGCGTTGTGGCGCGTGTTGAAGCACTGATCGCCGGCTATGGCATGGAAGAGACGCTTCGCAGGGCCAATGTCTACTGCGATTCCGGCGCCGACGCCGTCCTTGTCCACTCCAAAAAGCTCACCGCCTGCGAAATTCGGGAGTTCATGCGGCACTGGAACCGGGATTGCCCGATCATCGTGGTTCCAACAACCTACGCGCAAACCCCGACACAGGACTTTCAGAACTGGGGCGTATCGACGGTCATCTGGGCCAATCACAATTTCCGCGCCTCGCTTCACGCCATGCAGGCGACATGTAACGCGATCCACGATCGCAGCTCGGTCTCGGTGGTGGAAGGCAGTCTGGCCTCGGTCGATGAGGTGTTCCGCATCACCAACGATGACGAATTGCGGCGGGCGCAGGCCAAATATGCCTGGGTGGCCTGCGATGTCTGA